TCCGGCGCAGATGTGTGGAAGCAGGTAGGGGCCTTCACGCACTTCGGTTCCGATGAGAACCTGGCCGGTGCTGCCGTAGGTGAGAAGCTCGCTTCACTGGGTGTGAAGCATCCAATCTGCGTGATCATGGAGCAGGGCAACGTCGCTCTTGACTCACGGTGTGCAGGCGTGAAATCCAAAGTCCCTGGGACGGAAAACCTCTTCGTGCAGGGCACCGATATGACCCAGGTTTCCTCCACCGTCACGGCAAAGCTTCAGGCAACGCCCGACGCGGACGCCATCATTGGCCTCGGCGCTCCGTTCACTCTGACCATCAACAAGGCAGTGGAGTCGCTGGGACTTCAAAGCAAAGTCAAAGTTGCATCTTTCGACATGAACGGCGAACTTGCCCAAGCCATCATAGATGGCAAGGTGGCCTTCACTGTTGACCAGCAGCCGTGGCTGCAGGGATACGGTGCAATCGATGCGCTGTGGCAGGTCAAACGTGGCGGAATCCACGTGGGCGGTGGACTTCCTGTTCTGACCGGACCATCAATCATCGATCAGTCTTCGGCTCCCGACGTCCTCAAGTTCGCCAAGGAAGGCATCCGCTAAGGATGCTCCCAGCGGGGTTCCCGGGACTCAAACCCGGGAACCCCGCCCTAGCAGGAGAAAGCCATGACACAGACCCTATCCAAAGCCCCCCTCCCCATACGCGATGAACGCATCGGCAAGCGCAATCCGCTCCAAAAAATGCTTGGGCGCCCGGAAGTTGGCGCACTCGTTGGAGCCATCGTCCTCTTTATCTTCTTCTCGTTGGTTTCCCCTACGTTTTTGCAGCCCGCATCATTCGCTACCGTCCTCTACGGAAGTTCCACTATCGGGATTATGGCCGTAGGCGTCTCCTTGCTGATGATCGGCGGAGAGTTCGACCTATCAACAGGCGTTGCGGTCATCAGTTCAGCCCTCACGGCATCCATGTTCAGTTGGTACTTCAGCACAAACGTCTGGGTGGGCGTTGGATTGGCCCTGCTGGTATCGCTGGCTATCGGCTATATCAACGGCTGGATCCTGATGAAGACCAAGCTTCCGAGCTTCATTGTCACCTTGGCCACGTTCCTGATGTTGACGGGTCTGAACCTCGGATTGACAAGGATGATCGGCGGCGGCGTTTCATCGCCCTCTATCTCTGACATGGATGGCTTTTCGTCAGCCCAGGCAGTTTTTGCATCGTCCGTGAACCTGGGTGGAGTTGAAGTCAAGATCACCGTCTTCATCTGGATTGCCCTCGTGGCCGTCGCCACGTGGGTGCTCATGCGTACCCGAGTGGGTAACTGGATCTTCGCAGTGGGAGGCGACGCGAATGCAGCCCGGGCGGTGGGCGTTCCAGTCAAGGCCACCAAGATCGGACTCTTCATGGGTGTGGGCTTCTGTGGCTGGATCCTGGGCATGCACAACCTTTTCGCCTTCGACTCAGTGCAGTCCGGCGAAGGCGTGGGCAACGAATTCCTGTACATCATTGCCGCTGTCATTGGCGGTTGCCTTCTGACCGGTGGCTACGGTTCAGCAGTGGGCGGCGCGATCGGCGCGTTCATCTTCGGCATGGCCAACAAGGGCATTGTGTACGCGCAGTGGAACCCGGACTGGTTCAAGTTCTTCCTGGGGCTGATGCTGCTGCTCGCCACCATCGTCAACCTCATCGTCAAGCGCCGCGCGGAACTCAAGTAAGGGGCCGGAAATGAATGCCAAAGCGATCGACCAGGGAACGCTGTTGCAGAATGAGCGTGATCCCCTCACCCACACACCCGTCCATCTTCTTTCCTTGGAAGGAGTGGGCAAGCACTACGGCAACATCATCGCGCTGAGTGAGGTCACCATGGCCGTGGACAACGGCCGCGTTACCTGTGTGCTGGGCGATAACGGCGCGGGCAAGTCCACGCTGATCAAAATCATCGCCGGTCTCCACCAGCACGACGACGGCGTCTTGAACATCATGGGTGAGGACCGGAAATTTGGTTCCCCCCGCGATGCCCTGGACGCCGGCATCGCCACCGTGTACCAGGACCTTGCAGTGGTGCCGCTCATGCCTATTTGGCGGAACTTCTTCCTCGGATCCGAGATCACCAAAGGCTTCGGCCCGTTCAAGTACATGGACGTCGAACAGATGAAGGCCATCACGCTCAAGGAACTGGCGGAGATGGGCATCGACCTTCGCGATGTTGAGCAACCCATCGGGCAGCTCTCCGGAGGTGAACGCCAGTGCGTCGCGATTGCCCGCGCCGTGTACTTCGGCGCCAAGGTCCTCATTCTGGACGAACCCACGGCGGCCCTGGGTGTGAAGCAGTCGGGTGTGGTCCTGCGCTACATCCTCCAAGCCCGCGACCGCGGCCTCGGCGTCATCTTCATCACCCACAACCCGCACCATGCTTTCCCGGTGGGGGATCGGTTCCTTTTGCTCAAGCGCGGCAAGTCCATTGGGTACTACGACAAGAAGGACATCACCTTGGACGAACTCACGGCCCAGATGGCTGGTGGCGCTGAGCTTGCTGAACTCGCCCATGAGCTGGAACAGCTGGGAGGCCATGGCGACGTCGTAAAAGAGGTCAAGGCCGAAGTAGCGGACGTTGACAGCGTGAACGCCGGAAGCCCGAAGCACGCGTAAAAGTGCACTGGCGGGGTCCTCCGGAGATCTCTTCGAAGGACCCCGCCAGCTGTGCACACGGCCCATTCATATCGTCAATAGAAGGGAACACCATGCCGATCAGGGTGGGTGTTATTGGCGCCGGAATCATGGGCGCAGACCACATCAGGAATCTTTCCACCAGTATTGGGGGTGCCGAAGTCACCTTCGTGGCAGATCTCGACGCCGGCCGGGCAGCGGCTGCTGCGCCACCGTTGGCACGCATCACCACGGACCCGACGGAATTGATCAACTCCAGCGACGTTGACGCGGTAGTCGTCGCCTCGCACGACTCGACACACGCGGGCCTTATCTTGGAATGCTTCGAAGCAATGACCCCGGTACTCTGCGAGAAGCCGTTGGCGCCCACGCTTCTTGAAAGCCTCGAAGTGGTGGCGGCCGATGCCGACATCGTGGCCGCGACCGGCGCTTCGTTGCTTTCCCTCGGCTTCATGCGGCGCTTTGACCCGGGCTATGTGGCACTTCGGCGCGCCGTGCAAGGCCGGGCACAGGGCGAGCCCCTCATGGTTCACTGCGTCAGCCGCAATGCCGCGGCAGGGCCCGGAACAACCGCAGAATCGGCCATCACCAACTCGGCCATTCACGAGCTGGACATCGTTCCCTGGCTCCTGGATTCTCCGGTCACGGAAGTCTCGTGGCAGGCCGGAAAAAGCACGCGACGTGCCGAAGCCGGACTGCAAGACCCGTCATTCATGATCCTCCGAACAGCTGACGGGACCCTAACAACGCTGGAGCTCTACCTGAATGCGCAGTACGGGTACACCACCCGCTGTGAGGTGGTTTCCGAGCTAGGCACCACGTCACTTCAGGAATCGTCCTTGCTGGGCATCGAACAAGATGGAGTCCGGCAGGCCTCCATCCCTGCGGACTGGCGACCCCGCTTCGCCGACGCGTACCGGATCCAGCTGCAAGCGTGGGTCTCAGCACTTGCAGGCGGAGAAGCGCCGCCCCTCGCCGGTGCACAGGACGGACTCAACGCTGCCCTGGTTGCCCAAGCCATGATCCAGTCGCTGCACAGCGACGGGTCGTCGACCAAAGTCAGTTACTCGTGACCCAACCCACGCTTCCGCACTCACGCGTGCCCGAATCCCGTGATGCTCCCGGCCTGCGATGGGGCATCATGGGCCCGGGATGGATTGCCGAACGGTTCACCGAATCCATCCAAGCGCATACCGGGCAGGTGATAGCCGCCGTCGGATCCCGATCCCTGAACCGGTCCAAGGCCTTCGCGGAGGCCTTTAGCGTCCCCGCCGCCTACGGAAGCTACCAGGAACTCGCCGCAGCCCCGGACGTGGACATCGTCTATGTGTGTACGCCCCATACCGGCCATCACGCGGCCGCCGTCATGGCCATCGAGGCCGGCAAGCACGTCCTGGTTGAAAAGCCGATCGGACTCGACGCCGGCCAGGCGCGTGATATCGCTGCGCGGGCCGAGGCTGCCGGCGTCTTCGCCGCCGAGGCCATGTGGACGTTCTTCCTTCCAAAATTCGATGTGATCCGGCAGATACTTGATGCCGGAACGCTGGGCACCATCACCACCGTGGTTGCCGAGTATGGCGAGCATTTTGATCGCTCGCACCGCATTTTTGATGCGGAACTGGCTGGTGGTCCTCTTCTTGATCTGGGCACGTACCCCCTGGCCCTGATCACGGAGGTGCTGGGAAGTCCGCACCGGCTCCATGCCATTGGTCAGGCACATGAGTCCGGGGTCAACGCCCAACTATCGGCCGTCATGACGTTCGACGGCGGCGGGCAGGCTGTGGTGAACACTCACCTGCACAACTTCACGCCCACCACAGCCACGATTGTTGGCTCCAAGGCCACCCTGGCGATCGAGGGCCCGTTCAACATGCCCGGCCCGTTCGAGGTCAGGTTTCCTGACGGGACCCGCCTGCGTCACGAAGAACCAGCCGGCGGACACTTCGAGGGCCTTCACTTTGAGGCCGCAGCGGTGGCCCGGGCAGTTGTGGCGGGCAGCACGCAGATCAGCCAACGGACGCTGGCGGCCTCCATCTGCACCCTGGACGTGGCCGATGAGATTCGCCGCCAACTGGGCGTGGTGTTCACGACTCCGGAAACTCCTACCTTTGAAGGAAAAATATGAAAGATGTCATTCTTGGTCTCGTTGGTGTGGGACGCATCGGCGTCATGCATGCCAACAACATGGTCGCTCTCAATGAAACGCTCCGGGACAGGGGCGTCAATGTCCGCCTGAAGCTCACGGACGTTGCCACGGACCATGCCCGCTCAGTCGCAGTCGGATTGGGCGCTGAGTTCTTCCCCTCCGTGGCCGAACTGTTGGGCTCCGGTGTGGACGGCCTGGTCATTGCCACGGGTACGGCGACCCACCCGGAGCTGATCCGTGCCGGAGTGGACGCAGGAATCCCGGTCTTCTGCGAAAAGCCTGTGGCCATGAACGTTTCGGACGCACTGCCTGTGCTGGATTACATCAGGGACAACAACGGCGTGGTGCAAATCGGCCATCAACGACGCTTCGACTCCGGCTATCTGGAAGCCAAGCGCGCGTACCAGGCCGGCGAATTGGGTTGGATCCACTCGCTGCGCGCCGTCACGTGCGATATGACGCCGCCACCGGTCGATTTCCTGGCAACGTCCGGTGGGTTGTTCCGGGACTGTTCCGTCCATGACTTCGACATTCTTCGCTGGCTGACGGGCCGCGAAATCGTGGAGGTCTATGCCAAGGGATCCAACAACGGTAATCCAGCCATTGGGGAAGTAGGCGACGTGGACACGGCTTTGGCGCTCATTACGTTCGACGACGGCACGGTGGGAACGGTTTCTGCCAGCCGCTACAACGGGGCCGGCCATGATGTGCGGTTGGAGATTCAAGGCTCACGCAGGACGGTCATGGTGGGCTTGGACGAGAAGTCCGCTGTGGCTTCGGCTGAGGCCGCGGTCGCTTTCCCCGACGGGGATCCGCACCAGACGTTCGCAGAGCGCTTTGACCAGGCGTACCGTTCCGAGATGGTCGCATTTGTGGAGCTGGTGATGGGTGAGCGTGAGAACCCGTGCACCCCGGAGGACGCGGTGGCAGCCTCCCGTGTGGCAGACGCCGCCCAGGAATCACTGGCAACAGGTGTTCCCGTGAAAGTCGCCCTCAAAGTGTCCAGCTAACATCACTGACCAAAAAAGGCCCTCCCCGCATCCGGTGGACGCGGGGAGGGCCTTCCTATGACGATAGCTAGGCGCCGAAGGGTAACCGGGGGTCGATGTCCTGGCCTTCCCAGCTCTGCCGCACCCAACCATGATGGGGGTCGTCGCTGATCAGCCATTCACGGACGGGACCCGGGCCTGCCATGACGTTGAGGTAGTACATGTCATAGCCCGGTGCTGCCATCGCGGGACCATGCCAGCCGTAGGGGACCAAAACAACGTCACCGGTACGTACTTCAGCTGAAACGTCAATGGGCCGCTCGTCGGAGGCGTACACCCGCTGGTATCCGATCGCGTCGGCGTCGGTCGGTGCGCCGGAACCTGCGGCCACCTGCGTTTCGAAGTAGTAGATCTCCTCGAGGTGGGTCTCGCCGTCCTTTTCCTCATCGTGCTTGTGAGGGGGATAGGAGGACCAGTTACCAGCGGGGGTAATGACCTCGCACACAATAAAGCGGTCCGCCTCCAGTGCAGCCGGTGTGCCGAAGTTGTGCACTTGGCGCGAACAGTTGCCGGCGCCCCTCAATTCCACGGGTGTCTCAGCAGCGGTCACCAGTCGGGTGGGGTACGAGACATCGGCAGGGGCCGTTGCGATGGCGACGCGGCCGCCGTCGGACGAGCTGATGGTGACGGACTTTCCGGTGCCTGAGTACAGGACGTCGCTGGGTCCGTGGAACACGGAGGACCTGCCTCCAAGGGCGTGGTCGACGCCGTCGACAGTAACGGTGAAGGCGCCGTTGAGCGGCACCACAATGCGCTCCTCAGCAACCCCAGGGAGGTCGACGGCGGCGCCTGACGCGATGGTGGCGACCTTGAGGCCGGTATGTGCCCAGCCGTCTACAGCAATGGCGGAATCGGAAGTGCCGAGCGAGATGTCCCACACGCCGTGCGCGGCAGAACCCAAGGGGTAAACCCAATTGGTCATGGAAGCTGAATCCTTTGTATGAGGTGTACTAGCGCTGTACGAGTGTCATTTCGAAACTGTAGGAATCGGCGCGGTAAACGTGGTGGCCGGTTTCCACATGGCGGCCGGTATCGTCCACCGCGGTACGCTCCATGGTGACCAAAGCGGAATTTACGTCGGTCTCCAGGAGAGGTGCTTGGTAATCATTGGCGATCATGGCACCGATGCGTTGAGTCGCTAGGCGGAAGTTGACGCCACCTCTGCGCAGGATCGAGTACAGGCCCTCTGCTCCCAGCATGGCTTCGTCCATGGTGGCGATGTCATCGCGCACCCAGTTCTCCATCAAGGCCAGTGGTTTGCCCCCTACTTTGCGCAGTCGGGTGAAGTGGTACACCTTGGAACCGGCAGGCAGCTCAAGCGCCGCGAGGGTGGCGGCGTCGGCTTCTTCATGGGAAAAGCTCAGCACGGTGGTGGTGGGCTTCTTGCCGTTGTTGGTCAGATCGTCAAAGAGGCTGGAGAGTTCCAGGGGGCGGCGAACCTGACTGGATACCACTTGTGTTCCGACGCCGCGTTTGCGGACCAGCAGGCCGGAACGAACCAGTTCGTCCATGGCCTTGCGCATGGTGGGCCTGGAAAGGTTGAGCTGGGCCGCGAGGTCGATCTCGTTCTCAAGGCGGCTGCCAGGCTCCAAGACCCCGCTGTGGATGGCGGCCTCGATACCCTGTACTACCTGGTGATAGAGGGGCACGGGAGAGGAGCGGTCGATGTTGAGACCAAGTTTAGTCACCACTGGATACCCCGGTTTTCAGGCTCCGCCCCTTGCCCCAGTGCGGGTGGCAGAGGATTGTAGCCATTTGTTCGCTTGATAGGACATACTTTCTCTCTTGATGGTAGCAGCCAACTTCCGGTGGTCAAATGGCCGCGCTTCACATCAGACTTGAATCAACCGAAGACATCTACGAGTGCAGGGAGTTGGAGACCATGCCCAAGACCGGAAAAAACGACCACGCCCGCAAAGACGAAGTGCCATCCACCCTGCAGCGCTCGGAACAGAAAGCCCAGGACACTTTTGCCAAGACCTACGATTCGGCAATGGAAAGCTATGACAACGATTCCGGCCGGGCGGCCCGGACTGCTTTCGCGGCTCTGAAGCACAGTTACGAGAAAGTGGGCGACCACTGGGAGCCCAAAGAGGAGCGCGGACCTTCCGACAACCATGCGGAGGAAGGGGTGGACTCCACCAAGCCCACGGCCGGCGGAGTGGATGCCAACGCCTCCAAGGAGCACCTCTACAGGCGGGCGAAGGAAATGGACATCAAGGGTCGTTCAACCATGAACAAAAAGGAGTTGGTGGAAGCGCTGCAGAAGGCCAACGACGCCGCAACCAGGAAGGCCCGGGAAGGCTAGCCCCATCATCACGCCGGGTCTTGAGGTGGTCCGAGGTGGCCCAAATATGCAGGAACGGGTTGTCACCGGCATAGTTAACGTCTTGGGGTTGCACTTTATGGGTACAGTCACCGCATGAAGGCAGGACAGAAACGAACAGGGGCTTAACTTGGCAGGGAATGCGACCTTCCGGCACAGCAACACCGCGCTGCTCTCGGTGAGCAGTGTAGAGGCTCCGAGGATAGTGAGCTCTACGGATTTCGACCGGAGATTGGCTTCGACCCTGCAGAGGCTGAAGTTTCCACCGCGATTGCTTGAGCGGGTTGCGGGTATCACCCACCGCCGTTGGTGGGCCGCCGGAACGTCGTTTGATGATGCTGCAGTGGAAGCGGGCGCCAAGGCACTGGCTGAGGCCGGCGTTGAAGCTTCGGAAATCGGCTTGCTGATCAACACGTCAGTGACGAGGCGCAACCTCGAACCCTCTGTGGCGGTCAAGATCCACCACGAGCTTGGCCTGCCGTCGTCGGCCATGAATTTTGACCTGGCCAACGCCTGCCTCGGTTTCGTGAATGGCTTGATACTGGCGGCCAACATGATTGATTCGGGGCAGATCAAGTACGCCGTCATCGTCAATGGAGAAGACGCGCAGGGTACTCAGGAAGCCACCTTGGCCCGGCTCCAGCGTCCTGAAACCACTCGGGAAGACTTCAACCGCGAGTTTGCCACGTTGACGCTGGGATCGGGTGCTGCCGCTGCGGTGCTGGGCCCTGCCGATGAGCACCCGGGCGCGCACCGGCTTGTGGGAGGAGTCATGCGTGCAGGAACGGAACACCACGAACTGTGCGTTGGAGGAATCGATGGCATGTCCACGGACACCAAGGGACTGCTCGACGGCGGCCTGCAGCTTGTGGTGGATGCCTGGCATGAGGCGCAGCCCGAGTGGGATTGGGCAAGCATGGACCGCTACGTCACCCATCAAGTCAGCAACGCCTATACCCAGGCAATCATCAACGCCATAGACCTGGACGCGGACAAGGTTCCCATCACCTTCCCGCATTGGGGCAACGTGGGTCCTGCATCGCTTCCCATGACACTCGCGGCCCAGGCGCAGTCTCTGACGACCGGCGACCGGGTCCTGTGCATGGGTGTGGGTTCCGGACTGAACGCAGGAATGGTGGAAATCGTTTGGTAGCCGCCAAGTGGCCCGGCGTAGACCCGCAATGGTCCCGGACAATCCGGGTAAGGTCCACATCGGAGGTGGACGATCCGGGCGCAATTCGCCGCTGGCATGTGCTCGATAACGGCGACCAGCTCACGCGCAGTGAACTGACACCGATCGGAACCTTGCTGTGCGTACACGGCAACCCCACTTGGTCGTATCTGTGGCGGACACTGGTCAGTGCGGGAGCAAGCCCGGCCCATCCATGGCGCGTAATTGCCGTAGACCAACTTGACATGGGCTACTCAGAACGCACCGGCACCTTCCGGCGCTTGGCGGACCGGATCAACGATCTCGGTGACCTCACGGATGCACTGGGCCTGGAAGGGCCAGTGGTTACGGTGGGCCATGACTGGGGTGGAGTGATCAGCGCGGGCTGGGCGCTGGAACACCCGCAGCTCCTTGCAGGAATGGTACTGACCAACACCGCTGTCCACCATCCTTCCGATACTCCCATCCCATCGGCTCTTCGGCTGGCCCTGCACCCTGCCGTGCACCGGTGGGGCACTATGACCTCCGACGCCTTCCTGCGTGTGACGCATTCACTGGCCAATCCGCCGCTTCCCTCCGATGTGGGCAGGGCATTTATGGCGCCTTACCGCGGAGCCGGCCGGCGGGCCGGAGTGGGGAATTTCGTCGCGGACATTCCCGCAAACGCCTCCCATCCCAGCTTCCCCGCGCTCACACGCGTGGCGGAAGGCTTGCGCGGGCTGAACGTGCCGGCCCTGATGCTCTGGGGCCCGAAGGATCCGATCTTCTCCGACCGGTACCTCAAAGACCTCATCAGCCGCCTTCCGCACACGGATGTGCATCGCTTCGAAGGTGCCGGACATCTCGTGGCGGAAGACAGGGACATCGCCACGCCGGTGTTTGACTGGCTTGCTGCGCACAGTGGCTCCATAAGCGGCGATAGCTCTCACGTGGTGCCCTCTGCTACCCGCGGCCTCCCGCCCAGGGATCCGGCCGAAGGAGGGGCCACAACATTCCGACCCCTCTGGGACTCGCTCGGCGAACTGGCCGCTGGACCATCGAAGGACGACGTCGCCGTCGTTGAAATGGCACCCGATGGAAGCATGAGCCGAACACTGAACTGGCGTCAGCTGGACCAGCGCATTCTGGACATGGTGGAGGGCCTGAGGGAAGCCGGCGTGGGTCAAGGGAGCCGCGTGAGCTTGATGGTTCCGCCCGGAACCGACCTCACAGTTGCCCTCTACTCCTGCCTGAGATTGGGGGCGGTGGTGGTCGTCGCCGACGCCGGACTCGGTACCAAGGGCATGAGTCGCGCCGTGAAGGGCGCCACCGCAGACTTCCTGATCGGCATCGATAAGGCACTGGCGGCCGCTTCGGTGCTTGGGTGGCCGGGACGCCGCATCAGCATTCGGGACCTCCCGCGGGTCCGTCGTCGAATCCTGGGTGTCGAGACGTCGCTGGATGCCCTGGCAAAGACCGGGGCACTAAGCCGCGCAACCAGCGGTGCGAAGCGCGTGGAAGGCCACCACGTGGTAGCCGTGGACCCGGATGCGCCATCTGCCGTGCTCTTCACCTCCGGTTCCACCGGACCAGCCAAAGGCGTCCTCTACACGCACCGGCAGCTTGCCGCGATGCGGGACACGGTTGCCGCTACTTTCGGGATCGGTGCCGGTGCACGGCTGGTGGCTGGTTTCGCCCCCTTTGCGTTGCTGGGGCCGGCGCTCGGAGCCGTCTCGGTGACCCCCGCCATGGACGTTACAGCCCCCCGGACTTTGACAGCCCGGGCACTGGCGGTTGCCGTTGCTGCCATTGACGCCACCGTGGTCTTCGCGTCCCCGGCGGCTTTGCGTAACGTGGTTGCCACCCGGGATAACCTCAGTGGCTCCCAGGCGTTGGCTCTTGGTAACGTGAAGATGCTTCTATCCGCCGGCGCGCCCGTCCCTGAGTCCCTCCTTGCGGAGGTACAAGTGTTGATGCCCGGAGCTTCCCTCCATACCCCTTATGGGATGACTGAGGCGTTGCCGGTCACTGACATCAGCTTTGAAGAGATTCAGGCGGCAAGCGCTGATGCTGCCGCCGGGACCGTCCCGGGCGCCGGCAACGGAGTCTGTGTGGGCGTGCCCGTCCACGGAGCCCGGTTGGCGATCGTTCCGCTGGCGGCCGATGGGACCGCGTCGGGAGAGCACCGTGGCACTGAGGCCGGGGTGACCGGAGAGATCCTGGTCAGCGCGCCGCACGTCAAAGAAGCCTATGACAGGCTCTGGATGACGCAACGGAAGAGCACCAGCCTGACCGGGTGGCATGCCACGGGCGATGTAGGTCACTTCGACGCCGCAGGCCGACTGTGGGTGGAGGGGCGCCTTGCCCATGTGGTGACGGCGCCCGGGGGTGCGGTGACTCCAGTTGGTGCCGAACAATCCATCGAACGCCTGGACGCCGTGCGAATGGCCGCCATCGCCGGAGTCGGTCCGAGAGGCACACAGGCTGTGGTGGCCGTGGTGGAGACCGTGCCTGCGGTTCCCAAAGCCGGCCCGGCTGAGCCGCAACTCGCAGGGAGCGTCCGTCGAGCAGCTGCCGAGGCCGGCGTTGATGTCAGCGCTGTGCTCGTAGTCCCTGCGCAGCCCACAGATATCAGGCATAACGCCAAGATCGACAGGACGCGTCTGGCACGTTGGGCTTCGCAGGTGCTGGCCGGCGGCCGCACGGGGAAGCCGTGAGGGTCCTCGTCACTGGTGCCAGCGGACTCCTCGGCGGCGAGGTGGCCCGGCAGTTGGTGCATCAAGGCCATGATGTGGCTTCGTTTCAGCGCCGCTCGTCAGGGGTGGATGGCGTGGAAGATTTCCGCGGATCCATCAACGACGACGCTGCCCTCCGCCGGGCAGTGGACGGTGCGGAGGGACTCATACACCTTGCTGCCAAAGTTTCCATCACCGGGCGCCCCGCTCAGTTCCAAGCAGTAAATGTTGAAGGAACCCGCAGCTTGCTCCACCATGCCAAGGCGGCCGGTGTGCGGGACGTTGTCTACGTCTCGTCGCCATCTGTGGCCCATTCCGGAGCAGCCATTATGGGAGCGGGTGCGGAGAAGGCTGACCCGCGGCATGCACGCGGAGATTATGCCCGCACCAAGGCTGAGGCTGAATTACTGGCCCTCGCAGCGGATGGATCCCACTTGCGGGTAGCAGGAGTGCGGCCCCACATTGTGTGGGGCCCCGGCGACACCCAGTTGGTTGAGCGCGTCCTGGCTCGCGCCAGCCACGGCCGCTTACCGTTGTTGGACTCCGGCGCTGCCCTGATCGACACAACATACGTGGACAATGCGGCATCGGCCATCGTCGCAGCGCTGCACCGCATGGAGCACGTTCATGGCAAGGCTGTGGTGGTGAGTAATGGCGAGCCCCGGCCCATCGGGGAGCTATTGTCAGGCATTTGTGCAGCTGGCGGCGTGGCCCCGCCGTCGTGGTCTGTGCCTGGTGGGCTGGCACGGGCTGCCGGGGCAGTAGTGGAAAGGGTGTGGACCTGGGCCGGACGCAAAGAGGAGCCGCCCATGACCCGGTTCCTGGCCGAGCAGCTCTCCACCGCCCACTGGTTTGACCAACGCTTAACCCGTGAACTCCTCAACTGGACACCTGATGTATCCGTTGATGAAGGACTGGCCAGGCTGACTGAGTATTACGGTTCGCGTACTTCGGTGACCG
The sequence above is a segment of the Arthrobacter sp. StoSoilB22 genome. Coding sequences within it:
- a CDS encoding ChaB family protein, with protein sequence MPKTGKNDHARKDEVPSTLQRSEQKAQDTFAKTYDSAMESYDNDSGRAARTAFAALKHSYEKVGDHWEPKEERGPSDNHAEEGVDSTKPTAGGVDANASKEHLYRRAKEMDIKGRSTMNKKELVEALQKANDAATRKAREG
- a CDS encoding GntR family transcriptional regulator; amino-acid sequence: MVTKLGLNIDRSSPVPLYHQVVQGIEAAIHSGVLEPGSRLENEIDLAAQLNLSRPTMRKAMDELVRSGLLVRKRGVGTQVVSSQVRRPLELSSLFDDLTNNGKKPTTTVLSFSHEEADAATLAALELPAGSKVYHFTRLRKVGGKPLALMENWVRDDIATMDEAMLGAEGLYSILRRGGVNFRLATQRIGAMIANDYQAPLLETDVNSALVTMERTAVDDTGRHVETGHHVYRADSYSFEMTLVQR
- a CDS encoding alpha/beta fold hydrolase, which encodes MVAAKWPGVDPQWSRTIRVRSTSEVDDPGAIRRWHVLDNGDQLTRSELTPIGTLLCVHGNPTWSYLWRTLVSAGASPAHPWRVIAVDQLDMGYSERTGTFRRLADRINDLGDLTDALGLEGPVVTVGHDWGGVISAGWALEHPQLLAGMVLTNTAVHHPSDTPIPSALRLALHPAVHRWGTMTSDAFLRVTHSLANPPLPSDVGRAFMAPYRGAGRRAGVGNFVADIPANASHPSFPALTRVAEGLRGLNVPALMLWGPKDPIFSDRYLKDLISRLPHTDVHRFEGAGHLVAEDRDIATPVFDWLAAHSGSISGDSSHVVPSATRGLPPRDPAEGGATTFRPLWDSLGELAAGPSKDDVAVVEMAPDGSMSRTLNWRQLDQRILDMVEGLREAGVGQGSRVSLMVPPGTDLTVALYSCLRLGAVVVVADAGLGTKGMSRAVKGATADFLIGIDKALAAASVLGWPGRRISIRDLPRVRRRILGVETSLDALAKTGALSRATSGAKRVEGHHVVAVDPDAPSAVLFTSGSTGPAKGVLYTHRQLAAMRDTVAATFGIGAGARLVAGFAPFALLGPALGAVSVTPAMDVTAPRTLTARALAVAVAAIDATVVFASPAALRNVVATRDNLSGSQALALGNVKMLLSAGAPVPESLLAEVQVLMPGASLHTPYGMTEALPVTDISFEEIQAASADAAAGTVPGAGNGVCVGVPVHGARLAIVPLAADGTASGEHRGTEAGVTGEILVSAPHVKEAYDRLWMTQRKSTSLTGWHATGDVGHFDAAGRLWVEGRLAHVVTAPGGAVTPVGAEQSIERLDAVRMAAIAGVGPRGTQAVVAVVETVPAVPKAGPAEPQLAGSVRRAAAEAGVDVSAVLVVPAQPTDIRHNAKIDRTRLARWASQVLAGGRTGKP
- a CDS encoding NAD-dependent epimerase/dehydratase family protein; its protein translation is MRVLVTGASGLLGGEVARQLVHQGHDVASFQRRSSGVDGVEDFRGSINDDAALRRAVDGAEGLIHLAAKVSITGRPAQFQAVNVEGTRSLLHHAKAAGVRDVVYVSSPSVAHSGAAIMGAGAEKADPRHARGDYARTKAEAELLALAADGSHLRVAGVRPHIVWGPGDTQLVERVLARASHGRLPLLDSGAALIDTTYVDNAASAIVAALHRMEHVHGKAVVVSNGEPRPIGELLSGICAAGGVAPPSWSVPGGLARAAGAVVERVWTWAGRKEEPPMTRFLAEQLSTAHWFDQRLTRELLNWTPDVSVDEGLARLTEYYGSRTSVTGDSGQLR
- a CDS encoding 3-oxoacyl-ACP synthase III, with amino-acid sequence MAGNATFRHSNTALLSVSSVEAPRIVSSTDFDRRLASTLQRLKFPPRLLERVAGITHRRWWAAGTSFDDAAVEAGAKALAEAGVEASEIGLLINTSVTRRNLEPSVAVKIHHELGLPSSAMNFDLANACLGFVNGLILAANMIDSGQIKYAVIVNGEDAQGTQEATLARLQRPETTREDFNREFATLTLGSGAAAAVLGPADEHPGAHRLVGGVMRAGTEHHELCVGGIDGMSTDTKGLLDGGLQLVVDAWHEAQPEWDWASMDRYVTHQVSNAYTQAIINAIDLDADKVPITFPHWGNVGPASLPMTLAAQAQSLTTGDRVLCMGVGSGLNAGMVEIVW